TTGCTTGCGCTCAGCATTGTCATTATGTTCCAGATTGGGCAAAAAGTCGGCGGGCGTGGTGTTGCCTACCTCACAACTGCTTATCTTGTACTGAATCCCGCTGTGCTGCTCAATGGGCGCAGAGCCATGATGGAAGGTGTGCTGCTTTTTTTCAGCTTACTCATTGTCCTTGTAGGCTTGCATCTACTCGTTAATCGCCGCTGGTATATGTTTTTACTGCTTGGGGTCATCAGTGGGCTAACCGTCGCCGCTAAACATCCGGGGATATTACCTGTCGCGTTGGTATTTATCTCCTTGGCTTATGTCTCCTTATGGCGTGCTTATCAGGAGCATAACTGGCTATTTGCAGTCCGTCAGATAGCCAAGTTGTTCGGAGCAGGTGTTCTCTCGCTTATCTTGTTCTTCGCCTTGAATCCATCATGGTGGCAAAATCCACAACTCGCGGCGGAACTCGTCATCCAAGAGCGTAGCACAACCCTAAGTGCACAGGTCACTAGCGCAGGTGGGCCAGCCGATATGTCAGAGCGGGTTGGTCAATTTTACAGGCAGGCCCTGATCGCACAACCGATGTATAGCGAAGTGGATTATTTCAAACCTTATATCGTCGATGAAGTCGCCGCCTATGAAGCATCGCCCTGGCGCGGTATTGCCATTGGCGGGAGCGATATAGGTGCCATCATCCTCATCATTTTGATGCTCATTGGCCTGGGTAAACTCCTCTTCCCACTGACAGATATATCCCGCATGATGATCGTGTGGACCTCAGGCACATTGGCATTTACGATTGCTGCAACACCGCTAGAATGGCAACGCTATTATTTGGCCGCCTTCCCGGTTATTGGCTTATTGAGTGCTTTAGGCTTAATAACACTCTACAACCTGGTTACCCGCCAGCGGCGGACAGCCACATGAAGCTTACCTTGAACTTCACACACTGGATTCCGTTGCGTATCCCAACTTCCTATGACTGATTTGTATTGGCTACGAGATACTGTGCTGGCCCTGCCGCTGGCACTCTTAATTTATGTGGGGGTTGGCTTGCCATGGGCACTATGGGCTTTGCCACGCCGTGATTGGGGCCAGCGTGCCCTTATAACGGCCCTGGCATTCGCCTTTGGTCCGGCTTTGGTGACGAGCTGGCTGTTCATCCTGGGGACGTTAGGCGCTTCATCACAAAGCCCCCTGCTCCGGTTCGATCTATCGCTGGTGGGTGTCGTCATCCTGGCACTGATTGGTAGTGTGCTAGCGTGGCGAAAATATCGCCGCACACACGTGCCTGAGCCATCGGAACGGGTACCTTTCTCCTGGGATGAACGCCTGCTGCTGGCCCTGATTGCTGCTGCGGTTATCTTACGCTTCGTTGTGGCCGCTTATTGGCCGTTTACAGCATATGATGCGCTGTGGGTCTATGGCTTTCAGGGACGGCTATACCTGCTCAAGGGCTTTATTCCGCAAGATATTGGCTATTATCCGCAGTTCATGCAGCTCCAGTACACATTTATGCAAATGCCATGGGGCGCATTTAACGACCATGCCGCTCGTGCGATATTACCTTTCCTACACCTGGGTAGCATCGCCGCAGCGTATGTATTGGGTCAGAAGCTGTTTACACGACGTGTCGGCCTTTTCACGGCGGCAATCTGGACTTTTTACCCGCACATGGGCGATTGGTCCCGCATTGGTGATCTTGAAATTCCACTGGCTTATTTATTTACCCTGAGCGCGGCTTTGTTCCTGCATGCATGGATGCTGCCGACACATGATCGGCGGCGTTACGCTTTGCTGGCTGGGGCCGTTTTCGGCATCGCCATGTGGACCAAACCAACAGCCGGGGCCTTTATTTGGGGTGTGGTGCTGCTGGTAGCGCTGGAATTAGTACGGCAGCGCTTCGACTGGCGGCAGTGGTGGCCTCGTTTTGAAGTCGCTGCATTAACCGGGCTGGCCTGCATACCTCTAGGTGGTTTGTGGTACCTACGAAATATCTTGCTCGGATTGCCGCCCCTGGTCTTCCCGCATGATTCCTGGTTAGAACGTGCCACACGTTCCGGGGACCTGTTTAGCTGGCCGCTTCTGGCGCTCGTTCTCTTATTGATTTATCTCTTTACGCGGAAAAACAAGCCCGATTGGCGGCTTGTGCTGCCAGGGCTTACGCTGATCCTGATCGCGCTGGTGCCTTCTATGCCGGATGTGCTGCGCGCGCTCAATGATGTGGCACTGGCGATAACCGGAACAGGCATCGACATCAGCCGCGTAGACCCGCCTGCAAGCCGCTTGATGCTGCATGAGTGGGCCTTACTCGCTATCGGCCTCATACTCATCGCGATTGCACTTTATCGTTATGTCAGGCCCCTATGGAGCGCACAAATCAGCCAGACCATGAGCCGTCTCGCCTGGGCGCAACTGCTGGCACTGCCCTATTTCATGACGTTTTTTTATTCCTACAGCTATCATGCGCGCCTCTCCTTCGTGGTTGTGCCCCTGCTCATCCTACCCAGCGCTGTCATTCTGGCGTACTGGTTCCCGCAGAGGGACGTTCGTCAGTGGGCCACGCCGCACAAATTGGCTGTCGCAACCGCCATTCTCATCCTGGCGGGGCCGGGTTTACTAGCAGCATGGAGTGGCGCATCCATCGAAAAGGACTGGTTGTGGACGGACCGTTATCCCAACGATGATGCCCGTTACATCGTCAATAATCCCAGCGTCATGCTCGTTAAGCAGCAGCTCGACGCTTATATTGCAGAAACAGGTCAGGAGCCTGTGGTCATCGCCCCAGGGGAACAGCGGCTGCATTTCTTCTATCCGACGATGACGATTGATGAATTCGCCCTGCCGACGCGCATCAGCGAGCTAGAAGGCGCGACACACTTCTTATATGGTTCCCAGGCGCGCTGGCGCTATGAAGATGCCAACATTCCACCGGAACAAAACCAGGTTGTTTCTGCTTTAGCACGGCCTAAGCTGATGACCCGCACACTCTATCACACCGATGCGGTCTTCAAATACGAATTGTATGAACTCAATTTCAACGGGCTTTATGGGCCAGATACGACCGATGCCCTCGGCGTGGGTTATGTCGACCCGGCACAGGTCGTCTTCGGTGATAGTATACGCTTCGTCGGCGAAGCCCCAGGTATACGCCAGCTACGCGGCAATACCCTTTACTTGCGCGTTATCTGGCATCCTATAGTGCCTATCGAGGGCGATTACTGGATGTCCTTCAGCTTGTTGAACGAAGATGACGGCCAAATCTATGGCAGTTGGGAAGGCCCAGTTGCCCCTGGCGAGCATGGCTACTACCACACCTATCTATGGGAACCAGGCGAATATATCCGCGACGAACGCAAGTTTGAACTCAGCACACTGCCGGATAGCGAGAACTTCCCCGAGAGCTTGAACTATCGCCTGGTGGTGAATGTCTACGACCCGCAAACAGGCGAGCGCTTGCCGCTGACTATTGACGGGGAGCCTGTCGAAGGGGGCTATAAGCTGTTCTCACCCTTCTACATTGGTGGGGAGTGAGTTCTGCTCAGCATAGATAACAGTGCAGTAGACGCGCCCGACGCCATCGTCATAGAGCAAGCGCCATACATCGGCAGGTTCAAGGGGTGGCGTGTATGAACTACGCAGGCTGTAGTCATAATAATAGATACAATCGGGCTGTGGCAACGTCAACAATCCAGCCATACCCAACGGATACAAATTGTTGATGGGGTGATTGCTAAAGGCCGCGTCATAACCATAAAAGGCGGTGTAATCATCATAGTAAAGCACGGCATCATGGATATTCTGCTGCACATAGTCGTAGACATTTCGGTAGCCATCAATGCCCGGCGCGGCGTTCGCAGGGGCCTGGAATGGTGCCAAATGGGCATCATCACGCTGGAAAAAGCTGCCGACATCCAGCACTAGCAATAGTAACACGGTCCCGGCAATCGCCCCGGCTTGTACCGCATAACGTGAAATAGGCCATGTTTCAGCCCAGGTGATGATGCGCTCCAACAAGGGTGCGAACAAAACGATCAGCAGCACATAGAGTAACCACCAGACGTATAGGGTATAGCGCCATTCTACGTGCACAGCCGCGAGCTCTGTTGTGCGGAACACGCCCAGCGGCGTCATCATGATAGACAGCCAGTTCAGCGCCAGCACACCGATAAACCAGGGATTCAGCCAACGCAGCAAGAGCGGCACCAGCACCGTAGTAAGGACAATCACGGTCAGGATGATGACCTGTACCGATTGGGTACCATCGCTATACAAAAATGGATTGAAGATATTTGCCAGCCAGGACGTCGTAAAAAAGCCAGAGACTTCCGGTGAATAAGGCCGCCCCATCACAAAGAGATTGCGTATCACCCACAGGCCACCA
The Phototrophicus methaneseepsis DNA segment above includes these coding regions:
- a CDS encoding ArnT family glycosyltransferase, with the translated sequence MQPEAHASLQSIHLPKWVDWLWLALCAVYVLAGVAMAPYHGDEASLIFMGRDFYYHVQGQLDKIYVQEFEKLEPDAALEQQLRLINGTLPKYMYGAIAYAMGADPDTLSESWAWGAGWDWNIENGAIEPGDDVLLAGRYASAILLALSIVIMFQIGQKVGGRGVAYLTTAYLVLNPAVLLNGRRAMMEGVLLFFSLLIVLVGLHLLVNRRWYMFLLLGVISGLTVAAKHPGILPVALVFISLAYVSLWRAYQEHNWLFAVRQIAKLFGAGVLSLILFFALNPSWWQNPQLAAELVIQERSTTLSAQVTSAGGPADMSERVGQFYRQALIAQPMYSEVDYFKPYIVDEVAAYEASPWRGIAIGGSDIGAIILIILMLIGLGKLLFPLTDISRMMIVWTSGTLAFTIAATPLEWQRYYLAAFPVIGLLSALGLITLYNLVTRQRRTAT
- a CDS encoding glycosyltransferase family 39 protein; its protein translation is MTDLYWLRDTVLALPLALLIYVGVGLPWALWALPRRDWGQRALITALAFAFGPALVTSWLFILGTLGASSQSPLLRFDLSLVGVVILALIGSVLAWRKYRRTHVPEPSERVPFSWDERLLLALIAAAVILRFVVAAYWPFTAYDALWVYGFQGRLYLLKGFIPQDIGYYPQFMQLQYTFMQMPWGAFNDHAARAILPFLHLGSIAAAYVLGQKLFTRRVGLFTAAIWTFYPHMGDWSRIGDLEIPLAYLFTLSAALFLHAWMLPTHDRRRYALLAGAVFGIAMWTKPTAGAFIWGVVLLVALELVRQRFDWRQWWPRFEVAALTGLACIPLGGLWYLRNILLGLPPLVFPHDSWLERATRSGDLFSWPLLALVLLLIYLFTRKNKPDWRLVLPGLTLILIALVPSMPDVLRALNDVALAITGTGIDISRVDPPASRLMLHEWALLAIGLILIAIALYRYVRPLWSAQISQTMSRLAWAQLLALPYFMTFFYSYSYHARLSFVVVPLLILPSAVILAYWFPQRDVRQWATPHKLAVATAILILAGPGLLAAWSGASIEKDWLWTDRYPNDDARYIVNNPSVMLVKQQLDAYIAETGQEPVVIAPGEQRLHFFYPTMTIDEFALPTRISELEGATHFLYGSQARWRYEDANIPPEQNQVVSALARPKLMTRTLYHTDAVFKYELYELNFNGLYGPDTTDALGVGYVDPAQVVFGDSIRFVGEAPGIRQLRGNTLYLRVIWHPIVPIEGDYWMSFSLLNEDDGQIYGSWEGPVAPGEHGYYHTYLWEPGEYIRDERKFELSTLPDSENFPESLNYRLVVNVYDPQTGERLPLTIDGEPVEGGYKLFSPFYIGGE